A segment of the Agrobacterium tumefaciens genome:
ACCGATGACGATATCTCCACGATCCTGATGGCCGAGCACGGCTTGAATCTGTACGGCAACTCGGTGCTGGTAAACACTGATTTCGCTGAGAAAAATCCGGAAGCTGTGAAGGGTTTTCTGAAAGCGCTGGCAAAGGGCTTTGCCGATTCCGTCAAGAACCCGGAAGAGGGCGTGGCTGCCGTATTGAAGCGCAACGAAACACTGGACAGCGCAATCGAGCTGGAACGCCTGAACATGGCCAACAGCATGAACATCAAGACGCCTTACGTCGTTGAAAACGGCATGGGCGGCGTTGATCCTGCAAGACTTTCCGCCTCCATCGATACGCTCAAGATTTCCATGGGCCTCAAGGGCAACGTCAAGGCCGAACAGGTCTTCGACGCTGGTTACCTGCCGGCCAAGGAAGAGCGCATGCTTCCTTGAATGAATGCGGTTCACCCGGCCCTGGTGATACCGGGCCGGGTGATTTCGCATTTTTCGTGAATGACAGCTTTGGGGGGCTGAAAAGGGGACTTCGATGTCACATCTTGTGGAAATTGATAATGTCGACATGCGCTATGGCGGCGCGGCAGGAACGCTCGCCGTATCGGGGCTGAACCTCAGGGTCGACAAGGGCGAATTCGCCGCAGTCGTCGGTCCGTCCGGATGCGGTAAATCGACACTGATGAAGCTGGTAACCGGCCTGCACATTCCGCAAAAGGGCAATGTGGTCGTAGCCGGTCGACAGGTCACAGAACCCGTCTCCATTGTCGGCATGGCGTTCCAGAACCCGACAATGCTGCCTTGGCGCACGACGCTTGAAAACATTCTTCTGCCGCTCGAGATCGTTGAAAAGCATCGTCATCGCCTGCGCTCGCACAAGGCGGATTACGTCGCCAAGGCCGAACGACTGCTGGAGATCGTCGGGTTGAAAGGATTCGGATCGAAATACCCCTGGCAGCTTTCCGGTGGTATGCAGCAACGCGCCAACCTCTGCCGTGCCCTGATCCACGAGCCCGATCTGCTGATGCTGGATGAACC
Coding sequences within it:
- a CDS encoding ABC transporter ATP-binding protein; amino-acid sequence: MSHLVEIDNVDMRYGGAAGTLAVSGLNLRVDKGEFAAVVGPSGCGKSTLMKLVTGLHIPQKGNVVVAGRQVTEPVSIVGMAFQNPTMLPWRTTLENILLPLEIVEKHRHRLRSHKADYVAKAERLLEIVGLKGFGSKYPWQLSGGMQQRANLCRALIHEPDLLMLDEPFGALDAFTREELWCVIRDLHSAQRVTIILVTHDLREAVFLADKIFVMSARPGRVLAEHKVPFARPRQLGIMYDQSFNDMVQALHGEIAQARVAA